One genomic window of Bradyrhizobium sp. CCGE-LA001 includes the following:
- the fcl gene encoding GDP-L-fucose synthase, with protein MASTPFELKRKSVFVAGHRGMVGSALVRRLASEQANLLTAARSELDLRDQAAVNTWFAAKRPQVVFLAAAKVGGILANDTLRAEFLYDNLAISINVIQAAHANGCEKLMFCGSSCIYPRLAAQPLREDSLLTGPLEPTNEPYAIAKIAGLKMVEAYRSQYGADFISVMPTNLYGPGDNYHPEYSHVVPALIRRFHEAKLSGATNVVVWGTGMPRREFLYVDDLADACIHLMQTYSSPELVNIGTGQDITIADLALAVAATVGFRGEISFDTSRPDGTPRKLLDVSRLAETGWQARVSLEEGIRSAYLSYLSDVDSRQQGMFALPARGAPRRKLSCMIS; from the coding sequence ATGGCCAGTACGCCGTTTGAGCTGAAGCGCAAGTCCGTCTTCGTCGCGGGCCACCGCGGCATGGTTGGCTCAGCGTTGGTACGACGGCTCGCGAGCGAGCAGGCGAATCTCCTGACGGCGGCGCGAAGTGAGCTCGATCTGCGCGACCAAGCAGCGGTGAACACGTGGTTCGCCGCGAAACGGCCGCAGGTGGTGTTCCTCGCCGCCGCCAAGGTCGGCGGCATCCTCGCCAACGATACACTTCGAGCCGAATTCCTCTACGACAACCTTGCAATATCGATCAATGTGATACAAGCCGCGCATGCGAACGGGTGCGAGAAGCTGATGTTTTGTGGCTCCTCCTGCATTTATCCACGGCTGGCGGCGCAGCCGCTGCGAGAGGATTCGCTGCTGACCGGGCCGCTGGAGCCCACCAACGAGCCCTACGCAATTGCAAAGATAGCCGGTTTAAAGATGGTGGAAGCTTATCGAAGCCAGTACGGCGCCGACTTCATCAGCGTGATGCCGACTAACCTTTACGGTCCCGGTGACAATTATCATCCCGAATACAGCCACGTGGTCCCAGCGCTGATCCGCCGTTTCCACGAGGCCAAATTGTCGGGCGCCACGAACGTTGTAGTATGGGGCACCGGCATGCCCCGGCGGGAATTCCTCTATGTCGACGATCTTGCAGATGCCTGCATCCACCTAATGCAGACCTATTCGTCGCCGGAGCTGGTGAATATCGGCACCGGTCAGGACATCACCATCGCCGATTTAGCGCTTGCGGTCGCGGCTACCGTCGGCTTTCGGGGCGAGATCAGCTTCGACACGTCGCGTCCCGACGGCACGCCGCGCAAGCTGCTGGACGTCAGCCGCTTGGCCGAAACCGGCTGGCAAGCCCGCGTCTCGCTGGAGGAGGGCATTAGGTCGGCATATCTGTCCTATCTCAGTGACGTCGACAGCCGGCAGCAGGGTATGTTTGCTTTGCCAGCGAGGGGAGCACCAAGGAGGAAGCTCTCGTGCATGATCAGTTAA
- a CDS encoding efflux RND transporter permease subunit — protein sequence MTFTDLFIKRPVLSIVVSLLILLIGLRAATVLPIREYPKLSNTVIDITTSYPGASADMIQGFITTPLEQAVSSAEGVDYITSSSVLGNSSIQVHIKLNFDPNEALTEVLSKVNSVRYLIPKESNDPVITKSSGQTTAVMYVGFSSEELTASAISDYLSRVVQPVLLTVDGVGAADILGGQSFAMRLWLDPARMAGYGVSAADVSAAIAANNFQAAAGQAKGYFIVSDVTANTDLRSVDEFKNMVVKVKDDGFVRIEDIATAELAAQNADVSVAMNGEHAIFIGVQASPQGNPLNIVRGVRGMLPEIERNLPPSVKMKVAYDSTKFIQASINEVEKTLIESVAIVVVVIFLFLASVRSVIIPVVTIPLSLVGVCSLMLALGFSFNLLTLLAMVLAIGLVVDDAIVVVENIHRHLQAGATPTQAAREGAREIVGPVVSMTITLAAVYAPIGFLGGLTGALFHEFAFTLAGSVIVSGVIALTLSPMMCSVLLKSAAEGRFARFVNRVFGAVTRWYGRRLDRSLDYRPITGLFALTMLGLVGFLYMHTSKELAPEEDQGIVFVLAKAPKYANIDYLDYYGAKLDKAFQKFPETDLRFVVNGTSGAHGGMAGMLLKPWDERTRSSIALKPLLQAELSKNEGINAFAFSLPPLPGGSGGLPVQMVINSTQGFQSVYEQMSKLKDAAQRSGLFMVSDSDLEFNQPVVRIRVDRSKANGLGITMQNIGSAVATLLGGNFVNRFNLEGRSYQVIPQVPRENRLTPESLGNFYVKAATGAMMPLSTVVSIETATDPNALTRYNQLNSSTFQAVPMPGVTIGQAVEFLDEKAKELPAGYNHDFLSDARQYVREGNQLVFTFVFALVIIFLVLAAQFESLRDPLIIMVSVPMAIVGALIPLFLGAATMNIYTQVGLLTLVGLISKHGILMVEFANELQLKKRLDRRSAIEVAARVRLRPILMTTAAMVTGLLPLLTATGAGAASRFSIGLVVVAGISIGTLFTLFVLPALYVAIASDHRPDVSARHPEMAAELDLIDS from the coding sequence ATGACATTTACCGATCTTTTCATCAAACGTCCCGTGTTATCTATTGTGGTCAGTCTACTGATCCTGCTGATAGGCCTTCGCGCGGCCACCGTTTTGCCGATCCGGGAATATCCCAAGCTATCTAACACGGTCATCGATATCACGACGTCCTATCCTGGCGCCTCCGCTGACATGATTCAGGGGTTCATCACCACCCCCTTGGAGCAGGCGGTCTCTTCAGCCGAGGGCGTCGACTACATCACGTCCTCCTCCGTGCTCGGTAACTCGTCGATCCAAGTCCACATCAAGCTCAATTTCGATCCAAACGAGGCGCTCACCGAAGTCCTCTCGAAGGTCAACTCCGTCAGATATTTAATCCCTAAGGAATCGAACGATCCGGTAATCACCAAATCTTCCGGTCAGACGACGGCTGTCATGTATGTCGGCTTCTCCAGCGAAGAACTGACGGCCAGCGCGATCTCCGACTATCTCTCGCGCGTGGTGCAACCGGTTCTATTAACCGTAGACGGCGTCGGCGCGGCAGACATCCTGGGCGGCCAGAGTTTTGCGATGCGGCTATGGCTCGATCCTGCCAGAATGGCAGGGTACGGCGTATCAGCAGCTGATGTTTCGGCTGCGATTGCCGCCAATAACTTCCAGGCCGCAGCCGGCCAGGCTAAGGGCTATTTCATCGTCTCTGACGTGACGGCCAATACAGATCTGCGGAGTGTGGATGAATTCAAGAACATGGTCGTCAAAGTCAAAGACGACGGCTTTGTTCGCATAGAGGACATTGCGACAGCTGAGCTTGCTGCACAGAACGCAGACGTGAGCGTGGCCATGAACGGCGAGCACGCAATCTTTATCGGCGTGCAGGCGAGCCCGCAAGGCAATCCGCTGAACATAGTGCGAGGCGTTCGGGGAATGCTTCCAGAAATCGAGCGTAATCTGCCGCCATCGGTCAAAATGAAAGTGGCCTACGACTCCACCAAATTCATTCAAGCGTCTATCAATGAGGTGGAGAAAACGCTTATTGAGTCCGTCGCTATCGTTGTGGTAGTGATCTTTCTATTTCTCGCCTCAGTGCGGTCGGTCATCATTCCTGTCGTCACCATTCCGCTGTCGCTCGTTGGTGTCTGCAGCTTGATGCTGGCACTGGGCTTTTCGTTCAATCTCCTGACGCTCCTCGCTATGGTGCTTGCGATCGGTCTCGTGGTCGACGATGCGATCGTCGTGGTGGAGAACATTCATCGCCATTTGCAAGCAGGAGCGACGCCGACGCAGGCCGCTAGGGAAGGGGCGCGCGAGATCGTCGGTCCGGTCGTTTCGATGACGATTACCCTGGCCGCTGTCTACGCGCCGATCGGTTTTCTCGGCGGCCTCACCGGTGCGCTGTTTCATGAATTCGCGTTTACGCTGGCGGGGTCGGTGATTGTGTCGGGCGTGATCGCGTTGACGCTATCACCGATGATGTGCTCGGTTTTGCTGAAGAGTGCCGCGGAGGGGCGGTTTGCAAGATTTGTAAACCGCGTGTTCGGCGCCGTGACACGCTGGTACGGCCGCAGGCTCGACCGCTCGCTCGACTATCGCCCGATTACCGGTTTGTTTGCGCTGACCATGCTAGGCCTCGTCGGATTTCTTTATATGCACACGTCCAAGGAACTCGCCCCAGAGGAGGATCAAGGCATCGTATTTGTACTAGCTAAGGCGCCGAAATACGCCAATATCGACTATCTCGACTATTACGGCGCTAAGCTCGACAAGGCGTTTCAGAAATTTCCCGAGACCGACTTGCGTTTCGTAGTTAACGGCACCAGCGGTGCGCATGGCGGCATGGCTGGCATGTTGCTTAAGCCTTGGGACGAGCGCACACGATCATCGATCGCGCTGAAGCCGTTACTCCAGGCCGAGCTGTCCAAGAATGAAGGTATCAATGCATTTGCCTTTAGCCTGCCGCCACTTCCGGGCGGTTCAGGCGGCTTGCCAGTGCAAATGGTGATCAACTCGACGCAGGGTTTCCAGTCGGTCTATGAGCAAATGTCGAAGTTGAAGGATGCCGCACAGCGGAGCGGCTTGTTTATGGTCAGCGACTCTGACCTTGAGTTTAATCAGCCGGTGGTGCGAATCCGGGTAGATCGATCCAAGGCCAATGGCCTAGGCATCACCATGCAGAACATCGGAAGTGCGGTCGCGACCCTCCTTGGCGGAAACTTCGTCAACCGCTTCAACCTAGAGGGTCGGTCCTATCAGGTGATCCCGCAGGTGCCGCGCGAGAACCGGCTGACCCCGGAATCACTCGGGAATTTCTATGTAAAGGCCGCGACGGGCGCAATGATGCCGCTCTCAACTGTGGTCTCCATTGAGACTGCGACCGATCCCAACGCGCTCACCCGCTACAATCAACTCAACTCTTCAACCTTCCAGGCCGTACCGATGCCCGGCGTCACGATCGGTCAAGCTGTGGAGTTCCTGGACGAGAAGGCGAAGGAACTGCCCGCAGGCTACAACCACGACTTTCTATCCGATGCCCGCCAGTATGTGCGGGAAGGTAACCAACTTGTCTTCACCTTTGTGTTTGCACTCGTCATTATTTTTTTGGTGCTTGCGGCGCAGTTCGAAAGTCTGCGCGATCCTCTCATCATCATGGTAAGCGTGCCCATGGCAATCGTCGGCGCCTTGATTCCGCTATTTCTTGGCGCGGCGACGATGAACATCTACACCCAGGTCGGACTGCTGACGCTGGTTGGGCTGATTTCTAAGCATGGTATCCTAATGGTGGAGTTTGCCAATGAGCTGCAGCTCAAGAAGAGACTTGATCGTCGCTCCGCCATCGAGGTGGCGGCGCGCGTCCGCCTCCGTCCAATCTTGATGACCACTGCGGCCATGGTCACGGGCCTTTTACCCTTATTGACTGCAACGGGTGCTGGCGCCGCGAGCCGCTTCTCGATTGGGCTCGTGGTCGTAGCGGGCATTTCTATCGGCACACTGTTCACGCTGTTCGTGCTGCCGGCGCTCTATGTCGCGATCGCGTCGGATCACCGCCCTGACGTGAGTGCGCGCCACCCCGAGATGGCCGCCGAGCTCGACCTCATAGACAGCTGA
- a CDS encoding PDR/VanB family oxidoreductase: MMVKSIEWTSARLCATRELTPDVRLFDIAPDRLLMTATPGSHIDVLVPIDGQLQVRSYSLVGTPADGLYRIAVKRLASSRGGSVGMWRLKTGERLTVSQPRNNFELSYGRPEYLLLAGGIGITPIYPMALALKQADANFRLLYAARSRRDLVLADDLARYIGSRLEIFISEDGQRIDIADEIAQLGALGELYVCGPFEMLQTVKRLWREAARPEAQLRFETFGHAGNIADAPFRVRIPRLGLEIDVPANRSMLEALEDAGVDMIFGCRRGECGLCVLPILEASAEVNHRDVFFSSEERATNSKLCTCVSRAASGSLTLDTPTRARVPRHGRDASMV, from the coding sequence ATGATGGTCAAGTCGATCGAATGGACTAGCGCGCGCCTTTGTGCCACGCGCGAACTCACGCCTGACGTCAGGCTCTTCGACATCGCTCCAGACCGCCTATTGATGACGGCAACGCCGGGCAGTCATATCGACGTCCTCGTGCCAATCGACGGTCAGCTGCAGGTTCGCAGCTATTCGTTGGTGGGCACTCCGGCGGACGGATTGTATCGCATCGCGGTCAAGCGACTCGCATCGAGCCGCGGCGGATCCGTGGGCATGTGGCGCCTCAAGACAGGTGAGCGGCTCACGGTCTCCCAGCCAAGGAACAACTTCGAATTGAGCTACGGCCGGCCGGAATATTTGCTGTTGGCCGGGGGCATCGGTATCACGCCGATCTACCCTATGGCATTGGCTCTGAAACAAGCGGACGCGAATTTTCGTCTGCTTTATGCGGCGCGCAGCCGTCGCGACCTAGTCCTCGCGGACGACCTTGCCCGTTATATCGGTTCACGCCTTGAGATCTTCATAAGTGAAGACGGACAACGCATCGACATTGCAGACGAAATCGCCCAACTCGGCGCGCTTGGTGAGCTCTATGTGTGTGGCCCGTTCGAGATGTTGCAGACGGTCAAGCGCCTGTGGCGCGAGGCGGCCCGACCCGAAGCGCAACTTCGCTTTGAGACGTTCGGCCATGCGGGCAACATTGCAGACGCGCCGTTCAGGGTCAGGATTCCTCGATTGGGTCTCGAAATTGACGTTCCTGCCAATCGCTCCATGCTCGAGGCGCTCGAAGATGCTGGCGTCGACATGATCTTTGGTTGCCGGCGCGGAGAATGCGGACTCTGCGTGCTGCCGATCCTAGAGGCGTCGGCCGAGGTCAATCATCGTGACGTGTTCTTCAGCAGCGAAGAGCGGGCGACGAACAGCAAGCTCTGCACCTGCGTGTCGCGTGCGGCGAGCGGTAGCCTAACGCTCGATACGCCCACTCGGGCGCGGGTCCCGCGTCATGGCCGGGACGCAAGCATGGTGTAA
- a CDS encoding aromatic ring-hydroxylating dioxygenase subunit alpha yields MNAAKPFPLNAWYAAAWSHEVARELSARTICGKNIVLYRRVDGLITALEDACWHRLLPLSLGHLKGDDVMCGYHGLVFNSAGRCSYMPAQKTINPSACVRAYPVAERHRLVWLWPGDPALADPTKIPDFHWNDGKQWIGEGGTFYQLKCDYRLVIDNLMDLTHETYVHAGSIGDETITAAPFHVTHTDDTATMTRWMLDIEPPPFWARQLARPGRVDRWQVVTFQTPSVVVGDVGVALTNTGAPQGDRSQGVSGAFLAAITPETEESCHYFWNFVRDYRKDDAQLTKELQLAHVNGGAGVYDQDHRILEAQQAAIDKNPRTPFYDLNIDAGALWARRLIDQMITNEQANVIANVAAE; encoded by the coding sequence ATGAACGCAGCCAAACCCTTTCCGCTCAACGCCTGGTACGCGGCCGCATGGTCCCACGAGGTCGCACGAGAGCTGTCCGCCCGCACCATCTGCGGAAAGAACATCGTGCTCTACCGCCGTGTCGACGGCCTCATCACAGCGCTAGAGGATGCCTGTTGGCACCGGCTGCTCCCATTGTCTCTCGGACACCTAAAGGGTGACGACGTCATGTGCGGCTATCACGGGCTGGTCTTCAATTCGGCCGGGCGCTGCTCCTATATGCCCGCGCAAAAGACGATCAATCCGTCGGCCTGTGTGCGTGCCTATCCGGTCGCCGAGCGGCATCGCCTGGTATGGCTGTGGCCTGGGGATCCAGCCCTCGCGGACCCCACCAAAATTCCGGATTTTCACTGGAACGACGGAAAGCAATGGATCGGCGAGGGCGGCACGTTCTATCAGCTGAAATGCGACTATCGCCTGGTGATCGACAACCTCATGGATCTGACACACGAGACCTACGTGCACGCCGGTAGTATCGGCGACGAGACGATCACGGCCGCGCCCTTCCATGTGACACACACCGATGACACCGCAACGATGACGCGCTGGATGTTGGACATCGAGCCGCCTCCGTTCTGGGCGCGCCAGCTTGCTCGGCCGGGCCGTGTCGATCGCTGGCAGGTCGTGACCTTCCAGACACCGTCGGTAGTCGTTGGTGACGTCGGGGTGGCACTAACAAATACGGGGGCTCCGCAAGGCGATCGCTCGCAGGGCGTCAGTGGCGCGTTTCTGGCGGCGATCACGCCCGAAACCGAGGAATCCTGCCACTATTTCTGGAACTTCGTCCGTGATTATCGGAAGGATGATGCGCAGCTCACGAAAGAGCTTCAGCTTGCCCACGTAAATGGGGGAGCAGGCGTCTACGATCAGGATCACAGAATATTGGAGGCACAGCAGGCCGCCATCGACAAGAACCCGCGCACGCCCTTCTATGACCTCAACATCGATGCCGGCGCCCTATGGGCACGACGATTAATCGACCAGATGATAACCAACGAACAGGCCAATGTCATCGCAAACGTTGCGGCCGAGTGA
- a CDS encoding LysR family transcriptional regulator, whose protein sequence is MAKGWDPFAIDFGAIRTLRLVSELGSFSKAADALGTNQSTISYTIDRLRAAFNDKLFVRQRGGIAPTPRCAEIVECASRMLEAFEGLVQPMEFDPASASGRITIACNYYERSIILPRAIAEVRRLAPRLVLEIKAARSKGTAYLKSGEADLLIGPYDVHEESLYHRHLLDDHYVCVMHRGHRLADRRLRVNDYVDASHAVVTYGGTWRSGYLRELDERGLSLTQVVAIPSISDLMHILPATDLISTVPSRIASNIAESVVARSCPFPEPFQIGMTWTNRTYHSAAHRWLRQLVGRIARSLPYKTAPAAPSGRCGANARV, encoded by the coding sequence ATGGCAAAGGGCTGGGATCCATTTGCTATTGATTTTGGCGCGATCCGTACCTTGCGCCTAGTCTCGGAACTGGGTTCGTTTTCGAAAGCCGCCGACGCGCTTGGCACGAACCAATCGACGATCAGCTACACGATCGACCGACTGCGCGCGGCGTTCAACGACAAACTATTCGTGCGCCAGCGCGGCGGCATCGCGCCAACGCCGCGATGCGCCGAAATCGTCGAATGTGCCAGCCGCATGCTCGAAGCCTTCGAGGGCCTCGTGCAGCCTATGGAATTCGATCCCGCCAGCGCGTCCGGGCGGATCACGATCGCCTGCAATTATTACGAACGCTCGATCATTCTCCCGCGCGCCATCGCGGAAGTCAGGCGGCTGGCGCCGCGACTGGTGTTGGAAATCAAGGCGGCGCGCTCCAAAGGCACGGCGTATCTGAAAAGCGGTGAAGCCGATCTTCTCATCGGCCCTTATGACGTCCATGAGGAGAGCCTTTATCATCGCCATCTTCTGGACGACCACTATGTGTGCGTCATGCATCGCGGCCATCGGCTCGCCGACAGGAGGCTGCGGGTGAACGACTATGTCGACGCGAGCCACGCTGTCGTCACCTACGGCGGCACTTGGCGATCAGGGTACCTCAGGGAACTCGATGAACGTGGTTTATCGCTCACCCAGGTGGTCGCAATACCCAGCATTTCCGATCTTATGCACATTCTCCCCGCAACGGATCTGATTTCGACGGTACCAAGCCGCATCGCTTCGAACATAGCTGAATCAGTCGTGGCGAGATCGTGCCCCTTCCCCGAGCCGTTTCAGATCGGTATGACGTGGACGAACCGGACTTATCATTCCGCCGCGCACCGGTGGCTGAGACAACTCGTCGGCCGAATTGCTCGCAGTTTGCCGTACAAGACCGCTCCCGCCGCGCCCTCTGGGCGCTGCGGCGCTAATGCCCGAGTTTGA
- a CDS encoding class I SAM-dependent methyltransferase: MAADISRAGVEKAYGRWAPVYDLVFGKVFDAGRQSTIAEADRIGGRVLDVGVGTGLSLSEYARTTKICGVDISEPMLRKAQARVRSLRLSNVEVLSVMDAKNLAFPDNAFDAVVAQYVITAVPDPEGTLDEFVRVLKPGGELILVNHIGAEKGLRKLSELAFAPIARRLGWRPEFPWARLEGWAEKHGGITLTERRPMPPMGHFSLIRYRKS; encoded by the coding sequence ATGGCAGCAGACATCTCGCGGGCCGGGGTCGAGAAGGCCTATGGCCGCTGGGCGCCGGTCTATGATCTCGTGTTCGGCAAGGTGTTCGACGCCGGCCGGCAGTCGACCATCGCGGAGGCCGACCGCATCGGCGGCCGCGTCCTCGACGTCGGCGTGGGCACCGGACTCTCACTATCGGAGTACGCGCGCACCACGAAGATCTGCGGCGTCGACATCTCCGAGCCGATGCTGCGCAAGGCACAGGCGCGCGTGCGAAGCTTGCGGCTCTCCAACGTCGAAGTGCTCTCGGTGATGGATGCGAAGAACCTCGCCTTCCCCGACAACGCCTTCGACGCGGTGGTCGCGCAATATGTCATCACCGCGGTGCCCGATCCCGAAGGCACGCTCGACGAGTTCGTGCGCGTGCTCAAGCCCGGCGGCGAGCTGATCCTGGTCAACCACATCGGCGCGGAAAAGGGTCTTCGCAAGCTCTCCGAGCTCGCCTTCGCCCCCATCGCCCGCCGCCTCGGCTGGCGGCCGGAATTCCCGTGGGCCCGCCTCGAAGGCTGGGCCGAAAAGCACGGCGGCATCACCCTCACCGAGCGCCGCCCTATGCCGCCGATGGGCCATTTCTCGCTGATCCGCTACCGCAAATCGTGA
- the mnmA gene encoding tRNA 2-thiouridine(34) synthase MnmA has protein sequence MLNSLDLEGRPEDTRVVVAMSGGVDSSTTAALLKAEGYDVVGITLQLYDHGAATHRKGACCAGQDIHDARDVAAKLGIPHYVLDYEDRFRESVIDNFADSYALGETPVPCIECNRSVKFRDLLKTARELGARALATGHYVASRRRDDGSRALVCAADSDRDQSYFLFATTQEQLDFLRFPLGDMTKPETRELARRFGLAVADKHDSQDICFVPTGRYTDIITRLRPNAMDPGEIVDLDGRVLGRHNGIANFTVGQRRGLGIASGSPLFVVRLDAAARRVVVGPRDALKMHRISLRDVNWIGGGDIDSAIGSGLEMFVRVRSTRSPQAAWLRGGNGRYEVELVAGEEGVSPGQACVFYDAPSGQARVLGGGFIQSAAAKAGAATPRPLAEAVRG, from the coding sequence ATGCTCAACAGTCTGGATCTCGAAGGCCGTCCTGAGGACACCAGGGTCGTCGTCGCCATGTCGGGCGGCGTCGATTCCTCGACGACGGCTGCGCTGCTCAAGGCTGAAGGTTACGACGTCGTCGGCATCACGCTGCAGCTCTACGACCATGGCGCGGCGACTCACCGCAAGGGCGCCTGCTGCGCCGGCCAGGACATCCACGACGCCCGCGACGTCGCGGCCAAGCTCGGCATTCCCCATTACGTGCTCGACTACGAGGACCGCTTTCGCGAGTCCGTCATCGACAACTTTGCCGATAGCTACGCGCTCGGCGAGACGCCGGTGCCCTGCATCGAGTGCAACCGCAGCGTCAAGTTCCGCGATCTCCTGAAGACCGCGCGTGAGCTCGGCGCGCGTGCGCTCGCCACCGGCCATTACGTCGCTTCGCGCCGTCGCGACGACGGCTCGCGCGCGCTTGTCTGCGCCGCCGACAGCGACCGCGACCAGAGCTACTTCCTGTTCGCGACCACGCAAGAGCAGCTCGACTTCCTGCGCTTTCCGCTCGGCGACATGACCAAGCCCGAGACGCGCGAGCTCGCGCGTCGTTTTGGGCTCGCGGTCGCCGACAAGCACGACAGCCAGGACATCTGCTTCGTGCCGACGGGGCGCTACACCGACATCATCACGCGGCTGCGGCCGAACGCGATGGACCCCGGCGAGATCGTCGATCTCGACGGACGCGTGCTCGGCCGGCACAACGGCATTGCCAATTTCACCGTCGGCCAGCGCCGCGGCCTCGGCATCGCCTCCGGCTCGCCGCTGTTCGTGGTGCGCCTCGATGCCGCCGCGCGCCGCGTCGTGGTCGGCCCGCGCGATGCGCTGAAGATGCACCGCATCAGCTTGCGCGACGTCAACTGGATCGGCGGTGGCGACATCGACAGCGCCATCGGCTCCGGCCTCGAGATGTTCGTGCGCGTGCGCTCGACCCGCAGCCCGCAAGCAGCCTGGCTGCGCGGCGGCAATGGCCGTTACGAGGTCGAGCTCGTTGCCGGCGAGGAGGGCGTCTCGCCCGGGCAAGCCTGCGTGTTCTACGATGCGCCTAGTGGCCAGGCCCGCGTGCTCGGCGGCGGATTCATCCAAAGCGCCGCCGCGAAGGCCGGCGCCGCCACGCCGCGCCCGCTCGCGGAAGCCGTGCGCGGCTGA
- a CDS encoding flagellar hook-length control protein FliK, whose amino-acid sequence MVGRTSDIVASVQVPSAQQKPARSQAPKESSATDSFGSLVDSNTQAIDNNAQAQDTAPRRSESASSSAADRARDTASRDEPAQSRASDESDRSAPARNDDDDQVSETAADPSKEAGKTKDKDKVEASDTKSTDKSDEAKGDKTDTVDGTDPATAAVDVAAATPADAGQTAIPDPNAIVVAAPVVPADPNAAANQTAPSTASPLTIAAAGLAASASTAAQIAGTKTDTATAGDKSAKTAGAVIDAETTTTLGETATGTIEATATDAKANGGLIAAVNQGTPKTSFSDAATAQAQTDVSNIGQDTGKTDTAAATPTHATAAGTNAAHAQAAKSQADVGLAEAKAGAADRSADAGPATANTHAHATAQASLPATDTSAQAASAVQAPLTNTISAATASTATLTATAATHTAVPISGIPIEIAAAIRSGKSRFDISLDPAELGKIDVRINIDRNGQVTSHLTVEKPETLQMLRQDAPQLQRALDDAGFKTGSNGLSFSLRDQNSSGQNSGQNQDNGGNARRLVISEDETIAAAPVGRGYGRMLGSSSGVDIRV is encoded by the coding sequence GTGGTCGGTCGGACGTCAGATATTGTGGCAAGCGTGCAGGTCCCGAGCGCGCAGCAAAAGCCTGCCCGCTCGCAGGCGCCGAAAGAGAGTTCCGCGACCGATTCCTTCGGCTCGCTGGTCGACAGCAACACCCAGGCGATCGACAACAACGCGCAGGCGCAGGACACCGCGCCGCGCCGGAGCGAGTCCGCCTCCTCGTCCGCCGCGGATCGCGCGCGCGACACCGCGTCCAGGGATGAGCCCGCGCAGAGTCGGGCGAGCGACGAGTCCGATAGGTCCGCGCCCGCCAGGAACGACGACGACGATCAGGTGAGTGAGACGGCGGCGGATCCGAGCAAGGAAGCCGGCAAGACCAAGGACAAGGATAAGGTCGAGGCCTCCGACACCAAATCGACCGATAAATCCGACGAGGCGAAGGGTGACAAGACCGACACCGTCGACGGCACCGACCCCGCGACCGCTGCCGTCGATGTGGCTGCCGCCACGCCGGCCGATGCGGGCCAGACCGCAATCCCCGATCCCAACGCGATCGTCGTTGCCGCGCCGGTCGTGCCGGCCGATCCGAATGCAGCGGCAAACCAGACCGCCCCCAGCACCGCCTCACCGCTGACCATCGCCGCCGCCGGCCTTGCCGCCAGCGCCTCCACCGCGGCGCAGATTGCCGGCACCAAGACCGATACCGCCACGGCCGGCGACAAGAGCGCCAAGACCGCGGGCGCGGTGATCGATGCCGAGACCACGACGACGCTCGGTGAGACCGCGACCGGCACCATTGAGGCAACCGCGACCGATGCGAAGGCCAATGGCGGCCTGATCGCCGCCGTCAACCAGGGCACGCCGAAGACCTCGTTTAGCGATGCGGCCACAGCGCAGGCCCAGACCGACGTCTCCAATATCGGCCAGGACACCGGCAAGACCGACACCGCCGCTGCGACGCCGACGCATGCAACTGCCGCCGGCACCAACGCCGCGCATGCCCAGGCCGCCAAGTCGCAGGCCGACGTCGGCCTGGCCGAGGCCAAGGCCGGCGCCGCCGACCGCAGCGCCGATGCCGGGCCGGCGACGGCCAATACCCACGCTCATGCAACGGCGCAGGCGAGCCTGCCCGCAACCGACACCAGCGCGCAGGCGGCCTCGGCCGTGCAGGCGCCGCTGACCAATACGATCTCGGCCGCCACCGCCTCGACCGCGACGCTGACCGCGACCGCGGCGACCCACACGGCCGTGCCCATCAGCGGCATCCCGATCGAGATCGCGGCTGCGATCCGCTCCGGCAAGTCGCGCTTCGACATCAGCCTCGATCCGGCCGAACTCGGCAAGATCGATGTCCGCATCAATATCGACCGCAACGGCCAGGTCACCTCGCACCTCACCGTCGAGAAGCCGGAAACGCTGCAGATGCTGCGTCAGGACGCACCGCAATTGCAGCGCGCGCTCGACGATGCCGGCTTCAAGACCGGCAGCAACGGGCTGTCCTTCAGCCTGCGCGACCAGAATTCGTCGGGCCAGAACTCCGGCCAGAACCAGGACAATGGCGGCAATGCCCGCCGGCTGGTCATCAGTGAGGACGAAACCATTGCAGCAGCGCCCGTCGGGCGCGGCTACGGCCGCATGCTCGGATCGAGCAGCGGCGTCGACATCAGAGTGTAA